The Ascaphus truei isolate aAscTru1 chromosome 3, aAscTru1.hap1, whole genome shotgun sequence genome includes a region encoding these proteins:
- the LOC142489481 gene encoding uncharacterized protein LOC142489481 isoform X1: MMNITLKALVHSVVQEISLGALQENMDITFMRQRIDLSMLPSFLQSHQLHSPVHDERLEDAPFQIHLPSNIEPLPSSVSQFIEDTLANTEKKNSNQTITNNTIFQKKEWPAATKCPSFGPAATKCPSFGPAATKCPSFGPAATKCPSFFPAATKCPSFGPAATKCPSFGQAATKCPSFGPAATKCPSFGPAATKCPSFGPATTKCPSFGPAATKCPSFGPAATKCPSFGPAATKCPSFGPAATKCPSFGPATTKCPSFGPAATKCPSFGSATSKCPRFGPAATMCPSFGLAATKCPSFGPATTKCPSFGPATTKCPSFGPAATKCPSFGPAATKCPSFGPAATKCPSFGPAATKCPSFGPATTKCPSFGPAATKCPSFGSATSKCPRFGPAATMCPSFGLAATKCPSFGPATTKCPSFGPATTKCPSFGPDATKCPSFGPAIN; this comes from the coding sequence ATGATGAATATCACACTGAAAGCTCTTGTTCACAGTGTCGTGCAAGAAATCAGCTTAGGAGCACTGCAAGAGAACATGGACATCACTTTCATGCGTCAGAGGATCGATCTTTCGATGCTGCCGTCTTTTCTCCAGAGCCATCAGCTGCATTCACCAGTCCATGATGAAAGATTAGAAGATGCACCATTTCAAATTCATTTACCAAGCAACATTGAACCGTTGCCATCATCCGTTTCTCAATTTATTGAAGACACACTTGCAAACACAGAAAAGAAAAATTCAAACCAAACAATcacaaataatacaatttttCAAAAAAAAGAATGGCCAGCCGCCACCAAGTGCCCCAGCTTTGGCCCAGCCGCCACCAAGTGCCCCAGCTTTGGCCCAGCCGCCACCAAGTGCCCCAGCTTTGGCCCAGCCGCCACCAAGTGCCCCAGCTTTTTCCCAGCCGCCACCAAGTGCCCCAGCTTTGGCCCAGCCGCCACCAAGTGCCCCAGCTTTGGCCAAGCCGCCACCAAGTGCCCCAGCTTTGGCCCAGCCGCCACCAAGTGCCCCAGCTTTGGCCCAGCCGCCACCAAGTGCCCCAGCTTTGGCCCAGCCACCACCAAGTGCCCCAGCTTTGGCCCAGCCGCCACCAAGTGCCCCAGCTTTGGCCCAGCCGCCACCAAGTGCCCCAGCTTTGGCCCAGCCGCCACCAAGTGCCCCAGCTTTGGCCCAGCCGCCACCAAGTGCCCCAGCTTTGGCCCAGCCACCACCAAGTGCCCCAGCTTTGGCCCAGCCGCCACCAAGTGCCCCAGCTTTGGCTCAGCCACCTCCAAGTGCCCCCGCTTTGGCCCAGCCGCCACCATGTGCCCCAGCTTTGGCCTAGCCGCCACCAAGTGCCCCAGCTTTGGCCCAGCCACCACCAAGTGCCCCAGCTTTGGCCCAGCCACCACCAAGTGCCCCAGCTTTGGCCCAGCCGCCACCAAGTGCCCCAGCTTTGGCCCAGCCGCCACCAAGTGCCCCAGCTTTGGCCCAGCCGCCACCAAGTGCCCCAGCTTTGGCCCAGCCGCCACCAAGTGCCCCAGCTTTGGCCCAGCCACCACCAAGTGCCCCAGCTTTGGCCCAGCCGCCACCAAGTGCCCCAGCTTTGGCTCAGCCACCTCCAAGTGCCCCCGCTTTGGCCCAGCCGCCACCATGTGCCCCAGCTTTGGCCTAGCCGCCACCAAGTGCCCCAGCTTTGGCCCAGCCACCACCAAGTGCCCCAGCTTTGGCCCAGCCACCACCAAGTGCCCCAGCTTTGGCCCAGACGCCACCAAGTGCCCCAGCTTTGGCCCAGCCATCAACTAG
- the LOC142489481 gene encoding uncharacterized protein LOC142489481 isoform X2 produces the protein MDITFMRQRIDLSMLPSFLQSHQLHSPVHDERLEDAPFQIHLPSNIEPLPSSVSQFIEDTLANTEKKNSNQTITNNTIFQKKEWPAATKCPSFGPAATKCPSFGPAATKCPSFGPAATKCPSFFPAATKCPSFGPAATKCPSFGQAATKCPSFGPAATKCPSFGPAATKCPSFGPATTKCPSFGPAATKCPSFGPAATKCPSFGPAATKCPSFGPAATKCPSFGPATTKCPSFGPAATKCPSFGSATSKCPRFGPAATMCPSFGLAATKCPSFGPATTKCPSFGPATTKCPSFGPAATKCPSFGPAATKCPSFGPAATKCPSFGPAATKCPSFGPATTKCPSFGPAATKCPSFGSATSKCPRFGPAATMCPSFGLAATKCPSFGPATTKCPSFGPATTKCPSFGPDATKCPSFGPAIN, from the coding sequence ATGGACATCACTTTCATGCGTCAGAGGATCGATCTTTCGATGCTGCCGTCTTTTCTCCAGAGCCATCAGCTGCATTCACCAGTCCATGATGAAAGATTAGAAGATGCACCATTTCAAATTCATTTACCAAGCAACATTGAACCGTTGCCATCATCCGTTTCTCAATTTATTGAAGACACACTTGCAAACACAGAAAAGAAAAATTCAAACCAAACAATcacaaataatacaatttttCAAAAAAAAGAATGGCCAGCCGCCACCAAGTGCCCCAGCTTTGGCCCAGCCGCCACCAAGTGCCCCAGCTTTGGCCCAGCCGCCACCAAGTGCCCCAGCTTTGGCCCAGCCGCCACCAAGTGCCCCAGCTTTTTCCCAGCCGCCACCAAGTGCCCCAGCTTTGGCCCAGCCGCCACCAAGTGCCCCAGCTTTGGCCAAGCCGCCACCAAGTGCCCCAGCTTTGGCCCAGCCGCCACCAAGTGCCCCAGCTTTGGCCCAGCCGCCACCAAGTGCCCCAGCTTTGGCCCAGCCACCACCAAGTGCCCCAGCTTTGGCCCAGCCGCCACCAAGTGCCCCAGCTTTGGCCCAGCCGCCACCAAGTGCCCCAGCTTTGGCCCAGCCGCCACCAAGTGCCCCAGCTTTGGCCCAGCCGCCACCAAGTGCCCCAGCTTTGGCCCAGCCACCACCAAGTGCCCCAGCTTTGGCCCAGCCGCCACCAAGTGCCCCAGCTTTGGCTCAGCCACCTCCAAGTGCCCCCGCTTTGGCCCAGCCGCCACCATGTGCCCCAGCTTTGGCCTAGCCGCCACCAAGTGCCCCAGCTTTGGCCCAGCCACCACCAAGTGCCCCAGCTTTGGCCCAGCCACCACCAAGTGCCCCAGCTTTGGCCCAGCCGCCACCAAGTGCCCCAGCTTTGGCCCAGCCGCCACCAAGTGCCCCAGCTTTGGCCCAGCCGCCACCAAGTGCCCCAGCTTTGGCCCAGCCGCCACCAAGTGCCCCAGCTTTGGCCCAGCCACCACCAAGTGCCCCAGCTTTGGCCCAGCCGCCACCAAGTGCCCCAGCTTTGGCTCAGCCACCTCCAAGTGCCCCCGCTTTGGCCCAGCCGCCACCATGTGCCCCAGCTTTGGCCTAGCCGCCACCAAGTGCCCCAGCTTTGGCCCAGCCACCACCAAGTGCCCCAGCTTTGGCCCAGCCACCACCAAGTGCCCCAGCTTTGGCCCAGACGCCACCAAGTGCCCCAGCTTTGGCCCAGCCATCAACTAG